The DNA region TATAGGTCCTCAAAACCAGAATTTAAGAGTTTTCTTAATTGTTGTTTTTCTAAATCAGTAAAACACGTCGTGCCTTGTAAATTTTTAGCTGAATAAACGTCTATATCAAAAGGGGCAATATTAAAATCTCCCCCTACTATTATTTTAGATTCAAAAGATTTTTTAACTTGTAAATAATGGATTAAACCATCATAAAACTTTAATTTCATTGCAAATTTATCGCTCCCTACCAAGGAACCATTGGGGGCGTACAAGGAAATAAAGGTACAATAGCCTATTGGTGTTTGCAATGAAATCTCTATAGCTCTTGCCTCACCATTAGTACTAATAGGAAAATCCTTTATTATTTCATCAGCAGGGGATTTGGATAAAATAGCTACTCCATTGTAAGATTTTTGACCATATACATAAATATTATAAGGTAAATCTGATAATTCATTTAAAGGAAATTTATCGGTTTCACACTTAATTTCCTGTAATAGTAAGATATCCGGATCTACCTCTACTAACAAGTCCCGTAAATGCTGTAGCCTCATCCTAACAGAGTTAATATTCCAGGTAGCTACTTTCATTTTTAATCTATGAATTGATAATTAGTGAAAAGCATTAATCTTTATCTGCTCCTACATCTGCTGCCGCTTCTATATTATTTATACGGAAGGTTAAGTTAGGAATATTATAATAATAAATTAATAATCTACTAACAATAGATCCAGCAATGACCGTACATATAGAATATTTTATGGTATCATAACTAGGGTTATAAGCATAAATATCTAATAATATAATAAAAACTAACCCCCATAATATGAAGATTTCAAAATTAACCTTTTGCGAAATATTTCTTTTATTAGTTTCGCCATAACTATACACTAAATTCCGTATTACTATCCCAATACTAGATACTATAAAAGCAAAGCAGGGAGCCCAAAATTCTAAAGGTTCAATTTTTTCTATAATGACTATAACCGCGCCAACAACCATAAAATATGCTTGCCCTATAGTATCGCAAATAATAAGAGTATTATTTAATATTTTATTTCCAAAATTATCCTCATATAGATGGTTGTTATAATAATCTAATAATTTAAGAGTAGAGAAGCCGATAAGAACAGCAATAAATACAGGATAAAGATAAGTAGGGGTTAGAATAAGAGGGGCATTATATACGTGGTTGATCGTAAGATCAAGAAACACACTACCAAATATAGTAGGTAGAATTGCTAATATAAAAGTCAAAAAAAATGTAG from Candidatus Tisiphia endosymbiont of Beris chalybata includes:
- the xth gene encoding exodeoxyribonuclease III, coding for MKVATWNINSVRMRLQHLRDLLVEVDPDILLLQEIKCETDKFPLNELSDLPYNIYVYGQKSYNGVAILSKSPADEIIKDFPISTNGEARAIEISLQTPIGYCTFISLYAPNGSLVGSDKFAMKLKFYDGLIHYLQVKKSFESKIIVGGDFNIAPFDIDVYSAKNLQGTTCFTDLEKQQLRKLLNSGFEDLYRLSHPDDQEFSWWDYRAGSFEQNRGMRIDMILASSNAVDYLDNCRIYNRWRSQIKPSDHVPVVAKFTY